CATTGCGTGTGATTTTTCCAGTCTCGGCACCTTCTATTAATGGAGTTACAAGGTCTACCTCTTCCTTAATCATGAACCTTAGCAAGTCATCTTCCTCTATGTAACTGATCaaagattatataaaaatcCAAGTTTGTATGcttaagattaaaaaaaaactataagaaAGTAGAGTATTGTGTGCACGAGATGACTTACCTAGAATTAGGCTGAGCAACATTGTTGAAGATATCATAAGCAACCGCCACAGCCTCCATCTCACAAGTTATCTCCTTATCAGCTCTCTTTTTCCGATTGATACTCTCATCTAAGGTGTTAGATATGGTTGAAGCTCCAACGGCTTCAATCAAGACCCGCATTGTCCAAGCAGAGACCTTCTCTTGTTTCATCTTGTGAACCTTTCCCATATCCAACACCTTCTTCTCTTTCACCGTTCCACTGGTGCTAGTGAAACTAAGGTGGCCCGTGCTCGGCTCACGCCCAACTCTCTCTGCCTCTTCGATAAGCGGAGGTCCTGAGAGAGTCTGGAGAACGTACTGGTGGAAGATAGACTCTTGAATCCTTTCAAAGAAGTTTCTGACGTTGAACTTTGATGCAAGGACTTTCAATGCATACGTCTTCGCCAAGAAAAGGATTGAACCGATGAGGAGGGAGACGATGGTCCACGTTATAAAATGTAGAAACCTCTTGGTCTTACGAGAGTGTTTATCATCATCGTCGAAGAGAAGTACCCAAGCAACAAGAATTAAGCTGAACCAAATGAAGACTTGAACATTCTTCTTCATGCTATGGACAAAGTACAACACTTTTTTACGTAGGAGATAGTTCCTTTCTATGATGAAAACCGCTAAATGCATGAACCAATTCGTCACGAACATGCCGCTAAGCGTTACCATCACAAGAACGCACCATTTCCAAACTTCCAGACCCTTAATGTGATGCTTCTTCACCGTGTCATAGGTTAAACTCACAGCCAAAGTGCATAGAGTGGCAACAAACAGTAGCAACTCAAGCATAGCTAGAGGTCTGATTCCACTACGCTTCACTTGGTGTAGTTTAACCTGTTTGTAgatttcttcattttcatctGTTTCGTCCTCATCGACTCTACTCATGGCTGCTGAGTTGATGCTCCTATTCGATTTGTTACTAGGGGAAGTCTTGTTAAAAGAAGTCCTTGAAAATGAATTAGCACCATAATGTTCCTTGGGAGTTCCACTGTTTTCCTCAACTATAGTCTTATCGAATCGATAAGACTGTTGCTGCCCAAACCTTGAGTTGGACTTGGAGTAAACTGACTTTGAGAGAGATCTCCTTCGAACTAGACCTTCAGTGCTAGGACTTGGAACTTTAGGCGGCTTATGAGCACTTCCAGGTAACTTATAGATTTCAGGAGGAGGAATGCTTAGCGGCTCTAGTTTTGCAGTCTCTCTATCTGACATTGGTGAAGCCTCTACTTTGGAAGAAGGAGATGATGATGGATCATCTTTTGACGCTTCTTTATCTAAAAAATTGATTACAACTTCTCCTCCGTTGCTGGCTCTCCTCTCTGCCATCCCAAAGTCACCTCCAACCAAGAAGTTTGTGATTTGATTTTAATCCAGTGGCTCTTTGAAGATCCCAAAAAGTTATAGCAGTTCCTAAGAACACAATAGTATAAAAGTCTACCAGTGATTAGATCAGTCACCAACAATTAAGCTATTAGATACAATGACGCCAACTTTGGACAAAGTTATCACTGTTTGTTTTTCATGACCAAACTATTATTAGGagcttttactttttttttgaaaaatgtgaaTGCTAAGCCTTAAAGCCTAAACCAAACCCTAAGGCTAGAACAAATGTCGTCAAGAAAGACCATTTGTCCTTAGTAAATGAGTATTTAACTACTCAAAACAACACCTAGGAACTTTCTAGAAAACCCACCAATTATCCAAAGAAGGCCGTACGAAAGATCACAAGTTTACCAAAACAAATATGCATAGTTTCACTGAAACATAAAACCAGTACGGCCTCTAAGAATATTCGAGATATGAAGTTATTAAAACAGGGAATAAAAAAGGTTACCAACATCAGCTCTTGGGACAGAAGCAAAAGAATGGCGATGTAGATCTTACAAGAGATTTTAATCGATGACTACCAGAAAACAAACAAGAACAGTTAAAATCACATAGAAGCTACAATGATAAAACAGGTTACCAACATCAGCTCTTGGGACATAAGCAAAAGAATGGCGATGTAGATCTTACAAGAGATTTTAATCGATGACTACCAGAAAACAAACAAGAACAGTTAAAATCACATAGAAGCTACAATGATAAAACAGAGCAGGTAAGGAACTCTGAATCATTTTGTGGGATAAAGGGAGAAGAACAGAAGATCTTACAAGGACACAGAGAGCCGAAGCAAGGAGTGATCTTGACACTTCAGTCTTGTTTTGCAAAGTACGAATTCCATTTTAAGTGCATTTTATAAACCAAACAAAGCTCCAGATTGATCCATAAAAGTACAAATGGGCGgcaataaaacaaagagaatcACGTGGGGTTTCTGAGACGATTCCCATAAAAGTTTGTGCTTCTGATGAGATTGTTGATATATGAACGTATAAGATCAATGGATCTATaatctttttttgaaaatacttATTGACATATTTTTCTTATGTCCAGCGAATggatatataatttctttttggagaaatatatacatatttaagcTTATATTCTTTTAGGtattattaaaatcatgattttctataaataaattgtTGTCCCATCTCCACCgaacttgatgcaaagaatattacaaatcaacctcatttaattaaatgatgTGCTTTACCTAAAAAACAGAAATGAAGAACATGAATTCGAGTAGCCACACAAATTGGTGAAGAATAAGGTTGTGAAGACTATTATTAGTACAATAATTCTTAGATATGTCACGGATTGGCCACTGACAAAAAAGATTGTGAAACCAGTGGTCTCTTAGGCTAATTAAATATTGATTAACCAATAAATGGAATATTACTTGGCCACTACATGAATTCAATGTTCATGTACGTTGTAGTGTATCACCGTTTCGTTCTTTTAACGATCAACTCTTGCTTAGAGAGGAGTGTTCATTTTTAGACTCACTCAAAAATTTCTCAGCACATAAACCGGGCCTTTTCTTTCTACATTGTCTTTTCCGGTTTAGTTTGGTTGACAAACAATATTGCTTGCGAATAAGGAATCTCCAAATCTACAAATCGAATTAGGTTGATtaatgtttagtggtttcaaaACCAGTTAAAGTACTAGTATGTTCTTCATTAGGATTCTAATATACCAACTATAGTGTATTATTCTACTTGGGAAACAAAAATGTGGCACTAATTAGAGTCTAAAGATTGTGACCACAGAACCACGACATATATAGTATAGTGGTTTGTGTTATAACGTCAAGATTGTGACCAGTGAGATGAGTACTTCTTGAGAAAGATCGACCTCAAGTTCCTCGAGTATTTTGCTAAATGGTCTAGAATCTGGTTTAAACCACTAGGTAAAACCGGTATTGGAATTAATGAGGGTTTCGTTTGATAAGAAGAGataaatattactaaatctgtCCATACCGAAAATGTAACCGAGTTTTATGTGTTCAAATCAAACTAAAGCAAATCATGTTGTAATATAGTACAAGTGGTAATGATAAATGCAAAAAAGACATTTAAAAAGTGATCATTTGTGACCGGTGAGATGAACATTTTGAGGAAGGAGGGTGTAATCGATTTCTAGATCCTCGAGAATTCGCTTGAGCGCGATGACCAGATCAGTTCTCCTGAGATTTTTCTCACCGAAATTTTGGAAGTTCATGGTATGTGTGACGACCAGATTCAAATTCAACTTGTTCACATTCTCAATCGCCTGCACGAACAACAAGAATTCTGGATACCAATTTTGTGTGTTCTGCACCAAGTACCTGACCAAAGACACACCAAGTTCTCATCAATACAGATTAAGTGACAGAGTGAGTGAATAAGCCAGTGAGTGGttaatttttttcctattttcgCGCCCGAAGTTGAGAATGCGATGGAGAATAGTATTgaactaggtaataacccgcgtCTTGCccggaatgtgattattagttcggttttaggttgttttttggtttttaatctcctaaaatataactatcattttaaatcaatatttatttggtttgctcggttaaaatattttttttctcctgtgataatcaaaaattactattatttgtttgttttcatgttatgaatcttagatagtTGTGATGTcaaaccaatggtttcatattatagtttctaaacggataatagttaaaaaaaaaaaatttattaagacaaatcagtttactacaatttggtcgatagtgaaagaagcattaagaaaaaaaaatattttaacttccaaaaaaattagatatttcagttgtggtaaatacttagttataaggtactcacgtcaatgtgcacatgtatgtgtatgtaaaagtatataaagatggttgataaatatataaagatactattaattaatattaaatgacattttttcaaaataatacatgaaaaataaaattcttaaaatgaaattatctaaaaataaaaatattgtaaaatttatataaactataatatataacttatatataattctttaaatatatatatatatatatacatatgcatataacggatcaaattggatattcgttcctataaatattgatatttgtgatttgcttttttttacggacattgcattttagtatttgatttgcttcgtagagtaaCGGATatctggatttttcggttcgaatcaaaacggataacgaatcgtatcaaaatttatgaataatttgtccAGCTCTGTtcgtaaacagtaaaaataacgtaaagaagAGCCATGCATGtgagtattatattaaaaaacgtaaaatacataatgtgaacatatttatatagagtTTGGCTGAAAAACTCTCTACATGTGACATGTGTCCattttagtgtgaacgcatttattataatgcttctacacgtgacatgtgtccagtttagtgtgaacacatttattacaatgcttctcttttagtatataagggatctCCCATATCTGGACTTCTATAGTAATTGCTTATTGGTTTTGATATCAAAGTCGCATTTGGATAGAACACTTTCTCGTTGTCAAGCTTGAGGAATTTGGTAGTTAAAAGATCTATTTCTTCAACCAACAACTACAAAGCACAAAGAGGAATTCAACAAATTAGAAGTTTTTAATTAGTAGTAGTGAGAAGATAAAAAACTTGAACGTTATTTACCGCCACACCGTCCACAACGCAACGGTCACCGACGTCATAAGGGTGCATCACgaatacaaatataaaagatTCAAAGATATTCTTGCAAGTGCTTCCGACTATGAAAGCAAGACGCCAAGACCCACAAGTTTCGCggagaaaaccaccaaaaacttGGACGTTAATACATCCAGAAGTACCAACCAGATGATGAAGATGACAACATACAAGACGTCGACTCCGGATATAAGTTTGTCCACCTGCCTAACCGCTGTTTTTGTATCGTTCAGAACTTCAGTGAATGTCCTAGTGCTTTCCGGCTTGTGTAAACGTTTATCTGTAAAAATATGGCAACATATGCTTACACACTAACCTACTTATAAATTCAAACAACATCTCCAAATAAACATGGACACAAAATAAAACCAAGGCAACCCTAACTTGTACATGTTTGAAGCGTGGCCGTCCAACCGCAGGTGCAAGTGGAGCGTCGAATATGGTTtggaccaaaaaataaaaaaaattaagaatttctggaaaaaacataaattttggtctagaattttaaattttcagatATAATGATGCTACatttaaaacttataatttcAAAAGAGACATCAAAAACATATACAAGGTTTAcctatttaacttttaaatctATTTCATTAGATTGTTAAATATACcgttaatatttctttttttaataaggCCTGGAAATAATTTGAGACTGCACTAGTCTACAGTGACCAACAAGGGATAAAGCCATATATTTTGGAAAGGTGTTTAAAGAACATTACCACCCATTCTGTGAAAGCATTGCGTGTGATTTTTCCAGTCTCACCACCTTCTATTAATGGAAGTACAAGGTCTACCTCTTCTTTGATCATAAACCTCAGCAAGTCATCTTTCTCTATGTAACTGAAACGAAGCAATATCAAGTTATTATAATTAGGATGAAAACTAGACTAAATCACAATGTTTAGTGTGATGAAACTCACTTGTGGTTGGGTTGAGTGTGGGAACcggaattcacaccgtcgaaatttgttaatcggaggaaagccaaacTAActtagccttccctgaaggtcccggttatctgcttggtcacgcacaacacaatcaatatgaaagagtcgaaagtaataaatcgtaaaagagcgaaaagagaacaaagaggtcttatttccgaattcgcgtttgagcgtgaacaacaggtaagatcctaggccacgagagctgtcggtacgttcgctagtctagccacctaagttctaacctagtcgagtagCAACTCGATactaaaaacggaaaaatgcctaaattgctctaagtattaagtttgctctgagaaagccCTCTCTTGCTCTTCGCCTTAagccctccttatatactctctctaGGTCGGTTTTCACTTTTTCCTGGGCCGGATTCGTCGCGAGACGGgcttttccatttttcgtcacccttcatgattatcttcgaaaacttgacatttatcttttcctgcGAATAAAAAATAGACTGTCATATCAGCCTTAGGCTCAAGGTGTTGCGTTACATCCAGACTGATCCTATTCTCGACGCTCCTTGGTTCGCATCTGCGAAAAACTGTCTTTTACTTGATTAACCATTTTCCAAGAATGTCTAATTttcaaggatcgatcgagagttGGTTATCCGGAAAATTTCatgcattgattccgtcgtgaccagttttgaccccaacagttaacTCTCCCCCTAGCTAGCTAGGATCCGTGGACCTGGGTGTGAGGTACTAGCTTGCGGTATGACTTATTTTGATGGAATTAGACGTAATCGTTTGCCGAAAGTCCGAGAATGAATAGTAACATTTTTTCCTATATATAGGTAgagaaggtttttttttttttttttgcagcgaACAGTATCCTCCCCGCGACCCCCAGGGACCTGTTTGCTAAGCACAATCTTCTCCACAATGGTCCGTTCTTTTGGGATTCCTTCACTCTAGACAGGATCCGTAATGCAGTGGCGCTCTACTGATCGCGAGGCATCTCCCGACCTTTAAGTGCATCGGACATGGATGAGCCACACCCCGACGTTGTTCCCAATCAGAGGGAGAGAGTTAGGCCCCGAAAGGACAAGGGAATCGCTCTCGAAGACAAAAACTTTGCCTCAGAAGATCTTCCGCTACCCGAATGGAACCCGGGTTTCACCCCGGGTGATGAGAGTGGAACCAGCGAGGCTCCCCTTCCGAACGACTTCTTTGCCAACCTTCCTCTCGGTTTTACTACTCCAGCGTCACTGGATGAAGCGTCGAGGAGAGAAGTGGTCGTGGAAGGTTCTCGGTTGATCAACGAGGTTTAGTctctgaaaaaatatttttttggcgAGTCTTCATTTTTCGCTTTCATGTTTGACCCTTGATTTGTGTAGGGAATGCGGGTCTTTAATTCAACGCTAGACGGAAGTTTCAGAGAGGCACGTCTTTCGCACTTTAAGGCCGAAGAGATCGAGAGGAAGTTCATCCGTTTTCAGAACGAGGTTGCGGAAAGAGAGCACAGAAAGGCTGAGTCCCATTCCCGAGCTCTCATTCGTGCGGAGAGGAAAGGGAGGAGGGCGATTGATGCTGAGTTAGCGAGAAGAGCTACATTGTTTGATGCTGAGTTCAGGAGTTTCAAGGACGCTCAAGACTACGTGGGTGACTTCCGCGAATGTCGCAGTTCGGTTGGTACCCTTTGGAAGTCGCAGAACGCtgatttctcttttctctccgAGGTTGCTGAGATGTCGGGCCTCATGGATAGGTGCGCCAAGGCCGAATCGATGGTTCTTCCAATCGAGGGGAGGATCGGAGAGCTTTGGGAACCCATCGAGGTTTCGGAGGACACGACGGAAGCGGGAGCCGATGCTGCAGACGAGTGAGGAGAAGTGGATCAGCCCGCGGACTCATTCGGAGCCTCGATTTCCGGGTATCTTGACCTTGATCTCTGAAGGTCGTCCGGATTGTTTTCCCTTTTCCTTTATCTTTAGATTTCGTGTAGTGTTTTAAGTCGAGTGTCGCCGTTCGTTATTTGATTGTTCTATGGCCTTGCAAGGTCATTTGACTATGTATagcgggactggccgttggtggcttcgaatcccAGCCGCTCTGCggcctttttatatataatgaatgTTCATTTAGCATTCTATgggttttagtttatacttctgccaagtgtCGAGGGAAAGACacgagtagtcacttcgtatcttaactcttaATTTGTCGTTCCGTTCGTTTGCTCTTTCGAGGGTATTCAAAAACGTTTAGGAGTTTTACGAAGTTTCGTGAGCGTTTTAAATGTGGACGATGAGACAAGTTTTAAGATCTCGTACCAgtttcgatatcatgccttgagatgttaatgGACTAGTAGGATttggtttagggcaagacctaggtttacttttggCTCTAAGGCTACGACGACTAATCGGCTTTCGTTTTGCCCATtggcgatttctacctgattcttTCCGATTAAAGTCTGCGACTGGGCGctggcttatatgacttgtgtgGGAAGATTCGAGCACTCTCCAGAGAACGTCTGGTGTGCTGACTAAAATTTCGGATTTTCTTGTATAGTTCGCTATGGTAtccttgtcggatgtaagagaacctttagTTTTTATGAAAGGTTTGACTACgatttatattttagagaaCGTTTTGGACTTGTCCGTCGGGGCCAATTGACGGGCATTTTGTATTTTAGAGTCACAGATGGACTGTGTATTTGGATAATATCTTTCGAGAAATATTTGCAACGTCTTGCTTTCTCGAAGATATGTCTTTTAATGTGAGATGGCTACGATCTTCGTTTTTATAgaagatgcgtttttccggtcTTGCTTGACCATGAGTATGTGTGAATTATGTAGGAATTAGTTTTCGTCCAAGGACTGCTTGGACTATATGCCCTTATCTTGGGTGTTTCTTAGGCCAACCTTAGATTACTGTGActtattgcaagtgaatcgTAAGATCGGAAGAAGGTAGAATTTAttgaaaaagtttcaaaaatatcgaGTACATTCATGGATATTTCGGACTttatgggagtatacgagtatacgtattcACCCACCCCCTTTTTAacgagggggatagctgaacttgtcgATATGACAAGCTGCCTATGTACCTCTTtcaaggatcaagccatctcgtagttctgcttgTTGCTGCGAGTGTTCCTACTCGCTGGATGAGATTGTTCCGGTTACTTCAGCCATTGGGGCTTCAGTTGGATCGACGACCGTTTCAGGGGTCGGGCTGTCCGCTGGCAAGGCGATGGACTCGGGGACTATGTCGCTGTATGGAGTCGTTGCCTTGTCGGGTGATTCTGGATCACTTTTTATGGAGCTCCCGGGAGCGTTTTGAGCTTTCTTAGCCCACTTCAGGTTGACCGCGGGGGTGTTCTGAGTTTGTCGTAGTTTATGCTCTGCCAAGAAGCAGAGCCTAGACTGtttctggcatccccagattaccGCTGTTCCGTTTGGAATTGGGAATTTGATGCCAAGGTGGTAAGTCAACGGTACCGCTTTCATGGCATTGATCCAAAGAGTTCCCATGATGACATTGTAGATGGTCGGGTTATCGACTACCACGAAGTCAATGACTTTCGTCACCTCTTTAGCCATCACTGGGAGTTTGATTGATCTGAGGTTCATTGACGTTGCACCTGAGAAACTGGTGAGAGGTTTTGGTTCCGGGACGAATTCTCCGAGTTCAATGTTCATCCTCCGGAGGGTATCGCAGAAAATGACGTTGactgtgcttcccgtgtcgataaGGATCCTTCCCACTTCCAGGTCTCGGATTACCAGATCGATAACCAatgggtcgcagtgaggtttgtCGATTCCGATGGTTTCCCGCTCTTCGAAGACGATCATATCGTTAGGGGCGTCGTCGGTTGGGGACCGAGCCAGCCAGCTTGAACTTGTCTCAGCCTTCCGTCCATAAGCTTTTATCGACGAGATCGAATCGCGATAGAATTGCGATCCCCCGATGATCATGCTCACTCTTCGACGGTTGCTGTCGTTTCCTCGGTCATCCTGCCTTCTTCCGCGTTTCTCGCCCGACTGATTTTCGCGGGTGTCATTTTCGGGGGACTCTTTATCAGCTTTGGGAGGGCGATCGGAATCCAGGAGGAGGTCTTTTATGCCTGTGACCTTTGAAATTTCGTCGGCGAGGAGCTTCGCAAAAAGCCTTGTGCCGAGAACCTTGCATTTCATACTGGTGGAACTCTCAGTAGGAATTATCCTTGAACTAGTTCCTGGTCCAGGTACTTCCGGAAGTCTTTCCCTGTTCGGAGTTGATAGCGTAATTATGCTCACCCTGGAGATCTTCTCCCTCGTGGTAGACATACATGTCGTTACGGGGGTTTTTCCTTCTCGCGGACGtcttctgcgggttgtacttctgggagaggactttcatctcttcttccatCATGATGAAGTCTGTTGCCTTGTGAAGAGCGTCCTGGATTGTTCTCAGTTTTTCAAGGGATATCCATTGTCGGAGTTTCGACCTGTACCAGAGAGTTTTCCGCAAAGCGTCGACtgccactttgtcgctgattCAAGTGACTCTTGCCATTACCAGCTTGAACATGTTCATGAACTCGCGGAGTGGttcgtcttctctttgagaTAGACTCCAAAGGTCGACGTCTGAGGTTTTtctgtccatgaacatggaatactgtTTGAGAAACTTCGAGGCGAGCTGAtggaaacttccgatggagtttCGTTTCAGAC
This genomic stretch from Brassica napus cultivar Da-Ae chromosome C9, Da-Ae, whole genome shotgun sequence harbors:
- the LOC106364887 gene encoding mechanosensitive ion channel protein 9-like, with translation MAERRASNGGEVVINFLDKEASKDDPSSSPSSKVEASPMSDRETAKLEPLSIPPPEIYKLPGSAHKPPKVPSPSTEGLVRRRSLSKSVYSKSNSRFGQQQSYRFDKTIVEENSGTPKEHYGANSFSRTSFNKTSPSNKSNRSINSAAMSRVDEDETDENEEIYKQVKLHQVKRSGIRPLAMLELLLFVATLCTLAVSLTYDTVKKHHIKGLEVWKWCVLVMVTLSGMFVTNWFMHLAVFIIERNYLLRKKVLYFVHSMKKNVQVFIWFSLILVAWVLLFDDDDKHSRKTKRFLHFITWTIVSLLIGSILFLAKTYALKVLASKFNVRNFFERIQESIFHQYVLQTLSGPPLIEEAERVGREPSTGHLSFTSTSGTVKEKKVLDMGKVHKMKQEKVSAWTMRVLIEAVGASTISNTLDESINRKKRADKEITCEMEAVAVAYDIFNNVAQPNSSYIEEDDLLRFMIKEEVDLVTPLIEGAETGKITRNAFTEWVIKVYTSRKALGHALNDTKTAVKQVENLITGVLSVVTFIIWLILLDVLTTKFLVVFSAKFVGFAFLFGSTCKNIFESFVFVFVIHPYDVGDRCVVDGVMLLVEQIDLLTTVFLKIDNEKVFYPNATLISKPISNFYRSPDMGDSILFSIAFSTPTAKIATLKDKISEYLVQNPQNWYPDLMLFVKEIENVNKLNLNLVVTHTMNFQIFVEKNLRRTELVIALKRILEDLEIDYTLLPQDVRLTGHK
- the LOC125592739 gene encoding uncharacterized protein LOC125592739, with product MDRKTSDVDLWSLSQREDEPLREFMNMFKLDALHKATDFIMMEEEMKVLSQKYNPQKTSARRKNPRNDMERLPEVPGPGTSSRIIPTESSTSMKCKVLGTRLFAKLLADEISKVTGIKDLLLDSDRPPKADKESPENDTRENQSGEKRGRRQDDRGNDSNRRRVSMIIGGSQFYRDSISSIKAYGRKAETSSSWLARSPTDDAPNDMIVFEERETIGIDKPHCDPLVIDLVIRDLEVGRILIDTGSTVNVIFCDTLRRMNIELGEFVPEPKPLTSFSGATSMNLRSIKLPVMAKEVTKVIDFVVVDNPTIYNVIMGTLWINAMKAVPLTYHLGIKFPIPNGTAVIWGCQKQSRLCFLAEHKLRQTQNTPAVNLKWAKKAQNAPGSSIKSDPESPDKATTPYSDIVPESIALPADSPTPETVVDPTEAPMAEVTGTISSSE